One segment of Penaeus vannamei isolate JL-2024 chromosome 3, ASM4276789v1, whole genome shotgun sequence DNA contains the following:
- the LOC113810891 gene encoding uncharacterized protein: MAAGEGSGGGGGNAGWSIFWLIVLIFLGFWLAGFCAFLYIIFNIFAACIEGLNPVCDILLKGIQFTGTCAQCMVKGTPVNEAFS, from the exons ATGGCAGCAGGAGAGGGcagtggcggcggcggaggcaatGCTGGATGGTCTATCTTCTGGCTTATTGTACTTATTTTCCTTGGCTTTTGGCTGGCCGGATTCTGTGCCTTCTTGTACATCATCTTTAATATATTCGCTGCCTGCATTGAAGGACTGAAT CCGGTCTGCGACATCCTGCTCAAGGGCATTCAGTTCACGGGGACCTGCGCGCAGTGTATGGTGAAGGGAACGCCCGTCAACGAGGCTTTTAGCTAG